ATAGTTATTACTTCTGTCCCTTCTTTTAAAGAGTTAAGAAGATCTTGTTGTTGCTTTTGCTTTTTCTTATTAGGTCTAATTATTAAAAAATAAAAAATAGCAATCCAAACAACTACAATAATTCCTGTACTTCCATACTT
This genomic window from Fusobacterium simiae contains:
- the yajC gene encoding preprotein translocase subunit YajC; amino-acid sequence: MQELFAKYGSTGIIVVVWIAIFYFLIIRPNKKKQKQQQDLLNSLKEGTEVITIGGIKGTIAFVGEDYVEIRVDKGVKLTFRKSAIANVINNQQ